From the genome of Psychrilyobacter atlanticus DSM 19335, one region includes:
- a CDS encoding MarR family winged helix-turn-helix transcriptional regulator, with amino-acid sequence MSLERVNTVIEDFTKLFYETESLALKQGIKCLTTTELHVIEAIGNHSLSMNNLSDKLGITMGTATVAINKLSNKGFITRKRSDNDRRKVFVSLSKKGEDALTYHNNFHKMIISSITKNIETENLEIFTTVFTKILENLKNQVEFFKPDVITNFLEGDSVSVLDVKGTPVIKNFFAGMGIKLYTELKIMSNSHRVIAIKTPDGEIVEINTIDAKNLVVVKKDI; translated from the coding sequence ATGTCTTTAGAAAGAGTTAATACGGTAATAGAAGATTTCACTAAGCTTTTTTATGAAACGGAATCACTAGCACTTAAGCAAGGAATCAAATGTTTGACTACAACAGAGCTTCATGTTATAGAAGCTATTGGAAATCATTCATTGTCTATGAATAATTTATCTGATAAATTAGGTATTACTATGGGTACTGCTACAGTTGCCATAAATAAATTATCCAATAAAGGATTTATAACTAGAAAGAGATCGGACAATGACAGGAGAAAAGTTTTTGTTTCCCTATCTAAAAAAGGTGAGGATGCACTTACTTATCACAATAACTTTCATAAAATGATAATTTCAAGTATTACAAAGAATATAGAAACAGAAAATTTAGAAATATTCACTACAGTATTTACTAAAATATTGGAAAATCTTAAAAATCAGGTAGAATTTTTTAAACCAGATGTTATTACTAATTTCTTAGAGGGAGACTCTGTGAGTGTTCTAGACGTAAAAGGAACTCCTGTAATCAAGAATTTCTTTGCTGGAATGGGTATAAAGTTATATACTGAGTTAAAAATAATGTCTAATTCACATAGGGTAATTGCAATAAAAACTCCCGATGGTGAAATAGTAGAGATAAACACTATAGATGCTAAAAACTTAGTAGTAGTAAAAAAAGATATATAA
- a CDS encoding Rqc2 family fibronectin-binding protein: MLYIDGISLSKLKDELDETLKGRKVTKIFQYSPLSLSVFLGKINLYISATPNLPICYTATKKEVAPDKPMSFSLSLRKYVVGAILTGVEQYKNDRILLLSFEKINELGVKQKVKMIVEIMGKHSNIILVDDNFMILDLLKKFSIEENKLRLLMGGAKYQFPIVTEKKSPMEISKEEFDSYLADNTLIQNVDGIGKLTAKYMTDYNKFSEIINEAASPTLYKQDGTIKYGTILNLPLTGYEEVKFESINSMIDTYILETLNSEQFNNQKRTLAKVVEKEIKRNKKTMKNVNKDREKYSTYEKYKKIGDILAANLYSLKGYEKSVILYDFYENCNIEISLNPQRTSNENLDNYYNLYNKHKRGYQHSGERLEIIKSEIIYLESILSFINHAQDKKTLEGIEEELIANKYLKKIVKTKKKKKVAKIMPPTTEIDGFTVYYGRNNIENEYVTFKIGDRHDLWFHAKDVPGSHLIVKTNGEEISDDTLYKVGELASQHSKVGQGETIRIDYCLKKYVKKIKGAKPGLVIYSNEKSVFVKKG, translated from the coding sequence ATGTTATATATAGACGGGATATCCCTAAGTAAGTTAAAAGATGAGTTAGATGAGACATTAAAAGGCAGGAAGGTAACTAAAATATTTCAATATTCACCACTGAGTTTATCTGTATTTTTAGGAAAAATAAACTTATATATTTCAGCTACTCCTAATCTGCCCATATGTTATACAGCCACAAAAAAAGAGGTAGCTCCTGATAAACCTATGAGTTTTTCACTGTCTCTTAGAAAATATGTGGTAGGTGCAATATTAACCGGAGTGGAGCAGTATAAAAACGATAGGATATTACTCCTTTCATTTGAAAAGATCAACGAGTTAGGTGTAAAACAAAAAGTTAAAATGATCGTTGAGATTATGGGTAAACATAGTAATATCATCCTGGTAGATGATAACTTTATGATCTTGGATCTGTTGAAGAAGTTTTCTATAGAGGAGAATAAATTGAGGTTACTCATGGGAGGAGCTAAATATCAATTCCCTATCGTGACTGAAAAAAAATCTCCTATGGAGATATCAAAAGAGGAGTTCGATAGTTATCTAGCAGATAATACATTGATTCAAAATGTAGATGGAATAGGAAAACTTACAGCCAAGTATATGACCGATTACAATAAATTTTCTGAGATCATAAATGAAGCGGCATCTCCTACTCTCTATAAACAGGATGGAACTATCAAATATGGAACGATACTTAATCTTCCTCTAACGGGATACGAAGAGGTAAAATTTGAATCAATCAACAGTATGATAGATACCTATATATTGGAGACATTAAACTCGGAACAATTCAATAATCAAAAAAGAACTCTGGCTAAAGTAGTGGAAAAAGAAATAAAAAGAAATAAAAAAACTATGAAAAATGTGAATAAAGATAGAGAAAAATATTCTACTTATGAAAAATATAAAAAGATAGGAGATATCCTGGCAGCTAATTTATATTCATTGAAAGGGTATGAGAAAAGTGTTATCCTCTATGATTTTTATGAAAATTGTAATATAGAGATATCTTTAAATCCGCAAAGAACTTCAAATGAAAATCTGGATAACTACTATAATCTATACAATAAACACAAGAGGGGATATCAGCATAGTGGTGAAAGATTAGAAATCATTAAATCTGAAATTATATATTTAGAATCTATTTTATCCTTTATAAACCATGCACAGGACAAGAAAACTTTGGAAGGTATTGAGGAGGAGTTAATCGCCAATAAGTATCTTAAAAAGATAGTAAAGACAAAGAAGAAAAAAAAGGTAGCTAAGATCATGCCTCCTACAACGGAGATAGATGGATTCACAGTGTATTATGGAAGAAATAATATAGAGAATGAATATGTTACATTTAAAATAGGAGACAGACACGACCTCTGGTTCCACGCCAAAGACGTTCCTGGAAGTCATCTGATAGTCAAGACAAACGGAGAAGAGATATCTGATGATACACTCTATAAAGTAGGAGAGTTGGCTAGTCAGCATTCTAAAGTGGGACAAGGCGAAACCATTCGAATTGATTATTGCTTGAAAAAATATGTGAAGAAAATAAAGGGAGCAAAACCTGGGTTGGTAATTTATTCCAATGAGAAGTCGGTATTTGTGAAAAAGGGGTAA
- the pnp gene encoding polyribonucleotide nucleotidyltransferase, protein MFKEKNMELEIGGKVIKMSTGKLARQAGGAVLVECGGTALLVTATRSKAPRKGADFFPLTVDFVEKYYAAGKMPGGFMKREARPSTNATLTARLIDRPIRPMFPEGFNYDVHIVNTVMSYDETCTTDYLGIIGSSAALMVSDIPFLGPVAAVTVGMIEGEFVLNPSPAELAESDLELTVAGTKEAVNMVESGAAELSEKVMLDAILFAHDNIKKICAFQEEFAALVAKENIEFAAPAIDETVKSFIDEKATARLKEAVLVVGKHAREDAVDGLEAELLEIFTADYMEKTKEEELDGALAFDFAKYYHDLMKQLVREAIVYNKHRVDGRKTDELRDLFAEIDILSQPHGSAMFTRGETQAMVFATLGTKQDEQLIDGLDDSFYKKFYLHYNFPSYSVGEPGFMRGPGRRELGHGALAERALSYVLPTEEVFPYTVRVVSEITESNGSSSQASICGGSLSLMAAGVPIKEHVAGIAMGLVKEGDDYVVLTDIMGLEDHLGDMDFKVAGTSKGITALQMDIKITGIDEEVMRIALEQALVARTEILGVMNAAIPAPREELAATAPRVYQMQIDTDKISALIGPAGKNIKGIVEETGAKVDIDDTGKVLIFAVDKDALDKTVTLVNGYVKDVEVGEIYTAKVVKIASFGAFMQVAPGKDGLLHVSQISHERVANVEDVLHVGDEFEVKVISTEKGKISLSRKELLPKPVKKVEVKTEETK, encoded by the coding sequence ATGTTTAAAGAAAAAAACATGGAATTAGAAATCGGTGGAAAAGTAATTAAAATGTCTACTGGAAAATTAGCTAGACAAGCTGGAGGAGCTGTATTAGTAGAATGTGGTGGAACTGCATTATTAGTAACAGCAACTAGAAGTAAAGCACCTAGAAAGGGAGCGGACTTTTTCCCATTAACAGTAGATTTCGTAGAAAAATATTATGCAGCTGGAAAGATGCCAGGTGGATTTATGAAGAGAGAAGCTAGACCTTCTACAAATGCTACATTAACAGCTAGATTAATAGACAGACCAATCAGACCAATGTTCCCTGAAGGGTTCAACTATGACGTACATATTGTAAATACAGTAATGTCATACGACGAAACTTGTACTACTGACTACCTTGGGATCATCGGATCATCAGCAGCATTAATGGTTTCTGATATTCCTTTCTTAGGACCTGTAGCAGCAGTTACAGTTGGAATGATCGAGGGAGAATTCGTTTTAAATCCAAGCCCAGCCGAGTTAGCTGAAAGTGATTTAGAATTAACAGTAGCAGGAACAAAGGAAGCTGTAAACATGGTAGAATCTGGAGCAGCTGAATTATCTGAAAAAGTTATGTTAGATGCAATCTTATTTGCTCATGACAACATTAAAAAAATATGTGCATTCCAAGAGGAATTTGCTGCATTAGTTGCAAAAGAAAACATAGAATTTGCTGCACCTGCAATCGACGAGACTGTTAAATCATTCATCGATGAAAAAGCAACTGCAAGATTAAAAGAAGCTGTATTAGTTGTTGGAAAACATGCTAGAGAAGATGCAGTAGACGGATTAGAAGCTGAGTTATTAGAGATATTCACAGCTGACTACATGGAAAAAACTAAAGAAGAAGAATTAGACGGAGCTTTAGCATTTGACTTCGCTAAATATTACCATGACCTTATGAAGCAATTAGTAAGAGAAGCTATTGTTTATAACAAGCATAGAGTAGATGGAAGAAAAACTGATGAATTAAGAGACCTTTTCGCAGAAATAGATATCTTATCTCAACCTCATGGATCAGCAATGTTTACTAGAGGAGAAACTCAAGCAATGGTATTTGCTACATTAGGAACTAAGCAAGATGAGCAATTAATCGACGGATTAGATGACAGTTTCTACAAGAAATTCTACCTTCACTATAACTTCCCTTCTTACTCAGTAGGAGAACCTGGATTCATGAGAGGACCAGGAAGAAGAGAATTAGGACATGGAGCATTAGCTGAAAGAGCACTTTCTTATGTTTTACCAACTGAAGAAGTATTCCCATACACAGTAAGAGTAGTATCTGAGATCACTGAATCAAATGGTTCATCTTCTCAAGCAAGTATCTGTGGTGGATCATTATCACTTATGGCTGCCGGAGTACCTATCAAGGAACATGTAGCTGGAATAGCTATGGGACTTGTTAAAGAGGGAGACGACTATGTAGTCTTAACTGACATCATGGGATTAGAAGATCATTTAGGAGATATGGACTTTAAAGTAGCTGGAACTTCTAAAGGAATCACAGCACTTCAAATGGATATCAAGATCACTGGAATAGATGAAGAAGTTATGAGAATAGCTTTAGAGCAAGCATTAGTAGCAAGAACAGAAATATTAGGTGTTATGAACGCAGCTATCCCTGCTCCTAGAGAAGAATTAGCAGCTACAGCTCCTAGAGTATATCAAATGCAAATTGATACAGATAAAATATCTGCATTAATCGGACCTGCTGGAAAGAATATCAAAGGTATCGTAGAAGAGACTGGAGCTAAAGTTGATATCGATGATACTGGAAAGGTATTAATCTTTGCTGTAGATAAAGACGCATTAGATAAAACTGTTACATTAGTAAATGGATATGTAAAAGACGTTGAAGTAGGAGAAATCTACACTGCTAAAGTTGTAAAAATAGCTTCATTTGGAGCATTTATGCAAGTAGCACCAGGAAAAGACGGATTATTACATGTTTCTCAAATCTCACATGAGAGAGTAGCTAACGTAGAAGATGTATTACATGTTGGAGATGAATTTGAAGTTAAAGTTATCTCAACTGAAAAAGGAAAGATCAGCTTAAGTAGAAAAGAGTTATTACCTAAGCCGGTTAAAAAAGTAGAAGTAAAAACTGAAGAAACTAAGTAG
- a CDS encoding YibE/F family protein, which translates to MKKKLIIGIFFILGISIFAKETYVKGKILSILKEEELPEDEYLSSMTDFQVEIMEGEEKGKVLTIPHPTYREKQHNLSFKPSMNVVIYNDTDGYYIIERDRRGSLYLLVSLFLGLTLLIAKKQGLKAILSLGITGFLIFKFMIPGIILGFSPILISIVILSISSIVTIFFMTGFNSKGIIAILGTLGGVIFAGVLSIFFSKTMGLTGYTTMESINYASLIKNINLKELISTGVIIGSAGAVMDVSMSISSALSEIKSHKPNITSLELYNSGMSIGRDIIGTMINTLILAYIGGSLFTIMILTIQQNDFPNIRILNFEFVGVEFLRAFCGSIGILIAVPLTSLLASKIHMKKNEKQS; encoded by the coding sequence ATGAAAAAAAAATTAATTATAGGGATATTTTTTATCCTGGGTATCTCTATTTTTGCCAAAGAAACATATGTAAAGGGAAAGATCCTGTCTATATTAAAGGAGGAAGAGTTACCAGAGGATGAATATCTTAGTTCTATGACAGATTTTCAGGTGGAAATAATGGAAGGGGAGGAGAAGGGAAAGGTCTTAACCATTCCTCATCCAACCTATAGGGAAAAACAGCACAATCTATCCTTTAAGCCTAGTATGAATGTAGTCATATATAATGATACAGATGGATACTATATCATTGAAAGGGATAGGAGGGGTAGTCTCTACCTTTTAGTCTCACTTTTCTTAGGTTTGACACTGTTAATCGCAAAAAAACAAGGGTTGAAGGCAATTTTGTCTTTAGGAATAACAGGATTTCTAATATTTAAATTTATGATTCCCGGGATCATCTTAGGGTTTTCACCGATCTTAATTTCCATAGTTATTTTATCCATATCTTCTATCGTTACGATATTTTTTATGACCGGGTTTAATTCCAAGGGAATTATTGCTATCCTAGGAACCTTAGGAGGAGTTATTTTTGCAGGAGTTCTATCTATATTTTTTTCCAAGACCATGGGTCTTACAGGATATACGACTATGGAAAGTATTAACTATGCGTCCCTTATAAAAAATATAAATCTGAAGGAACTCATATCAACAGGGGTAATCATAGGGAGTGCAGGAGCAGTTATGGATGTATCTATGTCTATCTCCTCAGCACTTTCAGAGATAAAATCTCATAAGCCTAATATTACATCTCTGGAATTATATAACTCTGGGATGAGTATAGGAAGGGATATCATAGGGACCATGATAAATACTCTTATCTTAGCTTATATAGGGGGATCACTCTTCACAATAATGATCCTTACTATCCAGCAAAATGATTTTCCTAATATTCGGATATTAAATTTTGAATTTGTAGGAGTAGAATTTCTCCGGGCTTTTTGTGGAAGTATAGGAATATTAATAGCTGTTCCTCTGACATCTTTATTAGCTTCTAAAATTCATATGAAGAAGAATGAAAAGCAAAGTTAA
- a CDS encoding DUF3943 domain-containing protein — protein sequence MFNFKKFPLTIIFFILIGNIIFGEEEKISYNLDTENVIFEKNFDKLKKDTGSLFILAGVTATTLYLLPGSSTGWDKDEETSIFQKWENNIKSGPVWDQDSPMYNYVGHVYAGGAYYILARNANYSPLESFWYTFVISTFFWEYGVEAFAEPPSMQDLVITPVFGSILGEGFYTLQNHILDNDGMLFDSKFWGSATMIFIDPMGHLSSYIYDDYERTSHTGVIVNAVEHEGEIDLLLGINFTFPF from the coding sequence ATGTTTAATTTTAAAAAATTTCCTCTTACCATTATATTTTTTATTCTCATAGGGAATATAATCTTTGGAGAGGAAGAAAAAATTAGTTACAACCTAGATACAGAAAATGTTATTTTTGAAAAAAACTTTGATAAGTTAAAAAAAGATACAGGTTCATTATTTATCCTTGCAGGTGTAACAGCCACTACCCTTTATCTGCTCCCAGGATCATCAACAGGGTGGGATAAGGATGAAGAAACCAGTATATTCCAGAAATGGGAAAACAACATAAAAAGTGGGCCGGTATGGGATCAAGACAGCCCAATGTATAACTATGTAGGTCATGTGTATGCAGGTGGTGCTTATTATATCCTTGCTAGAAATGCCAATTATTCCCCTTTGGAATCTTTTTGGTATACATTTGTTATCTCTACATTTTTTTGGGAATATGGGGTAGAAGCATTTGCTGAGCCACCTTCCATGCAGGATCTTGTTATAACTCCTGTTTTTGGTTCTATCTTGGGAGAGGGATTTTATACTCTTCAAAACCACATATTAGATAATGACGGGATGCTCTTTGATTCTAAATTTTGGGGCAGTGCTACTATGATCTTTATAGACCCAATGGGACACCTTTCTAGTTATATCTATGACGACTATGAAAGAACAAGTCATACAGGGGTAATAGTAAACGCTGTTGAACATGAAGGAGAAATCGATTTACTTTTAGGAATAAATTTTACATTTCCATTTTAG
- a CDS encoding ABC transporter ATP-binding protein, with amino-acid sequence MLKINNLYKSFHSELGSEKKVFKGLDFQLNQEDFVSIIGSNGAGKSTLLNIIMGNIIPDDGSLYIENKDFTTLANYKRNTFISKVYQNPTLGTAPSMTIFENLSMADNKGKKFNLTMGLNKKKKEIYKKSLTELGLGLEKQLDTEVGLLSGGQRQCLALIMATLNKPKLLLLDEHTAALDPQTSELIMEKTKKIVESHNIPTLMITHNLNDAIKYGNRLIMLHEGKIILDFKGEEKQDLTPEKLLKIFHTKNTAIKDDELFSL; translated from the coding sequence ATGCTCAAAATTAATAATTTATACAAATCATTCCACTCTGAATTAGGGAGTGAAAAAAAAGTTTTTAAAGGGTTAGATTTCCAATTAAATCAAGAGGATTTTGTATCTATTATCGGAAGTAATGGTGCTGGAAAATCTACCCTTCTAAATATAATTATGGGAAATATTATTCCAGATGATGGAAGTTTATATATAGAAAATAAAGATTTTACAACTTTAGCCAATTATAAAAGAAATACTTTTATCTCAAAGGTCTATCAAAATCCTACCTTGGGAACAGCACCATCTATGACAATCTTTGAAAATCTTTCCATGGCAGACAACAAAGGAAAAAAATTTAACCTTACTATGGGTCTAAATAAAAAAAAGAAAGAGATCTATAAAAAGTCTCTAACCGAATTAGGTTTAGGATTAGAAAAACAATTAGATACCGAAGTTGGGTTATTATCTGGCGGGCAGAGGCAGTGTCTCGCTCTTATCATGGCAACTTTAAATAAACCAAAATTATTATTATTAGATGAGCATACTGCTGCTCTTGATCCTCAGACATCGGAATTAATCATGGAAAAAACAAAAAAAATAGTGGAATCTCATAATATTCCTACACTTATGATAACTCATAATTTAAATGATGCTATAAAATATGGAAACAGACTGATCATGCTCCATGAAGGAAAGATCATCTTAGATTTTAAAGGGGAAGAAAAACAAGATCTTACTCCTGAAAAACTCCTAAAAATATTTCATACTAAAAACACTGCCATAAAGGATGATGAACTCTTCAGCCTTTAA
- a CDS encoding ABC transporter permease, whose translation MLLGTIEQGLIFAIMALGLYISYKILDFPDLTVDGSFPMGASIAAILITKGANPILALGIAFVGGSLAGFITGYIHIKFKITNLLAGIIVMTGLYSVNLRIMGRSNIPLFGIDNIFSNRSNLFIILFIVLLSKFFLDYLLKTKFGFSLRALGDNETLVISLGIDEKKLKIIGLMLANGLVALSGGILAQYQGFSDVAMGTGTIVTGLASIIIGESVLKKGKMLNVTTIVIIGSILYRFIILGSLKIGFNASDIKLITAILTVGIMAFKSKNLNSILKNRLGGVFQNAQN comes from the coding sequence ATGTTATTAGGAACTATTGAACAGGGATTAATTTTTGCAATAATGGCTTTAGGATTATATATTTCCTATAAAATACTAGATTTCCCAGATCTTACCGTAGACGGGTCTTTTCCTATGGGAGCTTCTATCGCAGCTATACTTATTACAAAGGGGGCTAACCCTATCCTAGCTTTAGGTATAGCATTCGTCGGCGGATCCCTTGCAGGATTTATTACGGGATATATCCATATCAAATTTAAGATTACAAACCTTTTGGCTGGAATTATTGTTATGACAGGTTTATACAGTGTCAATCTTCGAATTATGGGAAGATCTAATATCCCACTATTTGGAATTGATAACATTTTTTCCAATAGATCCAATCTTTTTATTATATTATTTATTGTCCTTCTGTCTAAGTTCTTCCTAGACTATCTGTTAAAAACAAAATTTGGATTTTCCCTCCGGGCTTTAGGTGACAATGAAACTTTGGTTATATCTTTGGGAATAGATGAAAAGAAATTAAAGATTATTGGTCTCATGTTAGCTAATGGACTAGTAGCCCTATCTGGCGGTATCTTAGCCCAATACCAGGGGTTTTCAGATGTTGCTATGGGGACAGGAACTATCGTTACAGGATTGGCCTCTATCATAATTGGTGAAAGTGTCTTAAAAAAAGGAAAGATGTTAAATGTCACAACTATCGTAATTATCGGTTCTATCTTATATAGATTTATAATACTTGGCTCCCTCAAGATAGGGTTTAACGCCAGTGATATAAAACTTATCACTGCAATCCTTACTGTTGGAATCATGGCATTTAAAAGTAAAAATTTAAACTCAATATTAAAAAATAGATTAGGAGGTGTATTTCAAAATGCTCAAAATTAA
- a CDS encoding ABC transporter substrate-binding protein: MKKLILGIILIMSLAGCQEKNKEGKEITNTSEKINIGITQIVEHPSLDLIRSGVEDALKNSKYKDKILFNYQNAQGDFITAQTIAAQFNEDSDIVVAITTPSAQAALNKIPEKPLFFTAVTNPVVAGLKGTNITGVSDMSPVKEQVKLIQELLPKTKTIGTIYTTSEANSTYLTEEFTKAANKAGYKVIARGVTNVTEIASAMDSFLGEVDVIYTTKDNNVASAYSLIIDRANKANTPVIGATRDFTEAGALASSGISEYQVGYQTGEMVIRYLDGDKIEKMPIEYLNKSELTINEKQMKKYGISPNSDKLKNIEIIKE, encoded by the coding sequence ATGAAAAAATTAATTTTAGGAATCATTTTAATCATGAGTTTAGCAGGGTGTCAGGAAAAAAATAAAGAAGGTAAGGAAATAACGAACACCTCAGAAAAAATAAATATTGGTATCACTCAAATTGTAGAACACCCATCACTGGATTTGATTAGAAGTGGAGTGGAAGATGCTCTGAAAAACAGTAAATATAAAGACAAGATTTTATTCAACTATCAAAATGCTCAAGGGGACTTTATAACAGCTCAAACTATTGCAGCTCAATTTAATGAAGATTCTGATATTGTCGTAGCTATCACTACTCCTAGTGCCCAAGCTGCCTTGAATAAAATACCTGAAAAACCACTCTTTTTTACAGCTGTTACCAATCCTGTCGTAGCTGGATTGAAAGGAACAAACATTACAGGGGTCAGTGATATGTCACCGGTAAAAGAGCAGGTAAAACTAATACAGGAATTGCTTCCTAAAACTAAGACAATAGGGACTATCTATACTACCAGCGAAGCTAATTCCACATATCTTACTGAAGAATTTACTAAAGCTGCTAATAAAGCTGGATATAAAGTTATCGCCAGGGGAGTTACCAACGTTACAGAGATAGCTTCTGCAATGGATAGTTTTTTAGGAGAAGTCGATGTAATCTACACAACCAAGGATAACAATGTTGCTTCTGCTTACAGCCTTATCATAGATAGAGCTAATAAAGCTAATACCCCAGTTATAGGTGCTACCAGAGATTTTACTGAAGCAGGTGCATTGGCTTCCTCTGGTATATCAGAATACCAAGTGGGATACCAGACTGGAGAGATGGTTATAAGATACCTCGATGGAGATAAAATTGAAAAGATGCCCATAGAATATTTAAACAAATCTGAATTAACTATCAATGAAAAACAGATGAAAAAATATGGAATTTCACCGAATAGTGATAAGTTAAAAAATATTGAGATTATAAAGGAGTAA